The following proteins come from a genomic window of Gottfriedia acidiceleris:
- a CDS encoding S8 family serine peptidase: protein MKKHIVKKVSTLTLGAGLLTSSLYIPNSTIPAKAVGTTSAESILAKMTLEQKQAINKLQTMEESGLMLSQDTNLDSDAELSVIVQFKSEPAKTAIVMEELKGKTLSSSQAQTNVENEHKQFQTDLQNMFKKELAQKKSPFKITKSYKRVFNGVAMTLPANKVKELLQSGTVKAVWSNAQMQAEPPIEDQETNGTYTTNVSESSAVMGVDKLHQEGYTGKGIKVGVIDTGIDYNHPDLKGAYKGGYDFVDNDNDPMETTYNDWRKSGEPEVSNGSTYYTVHGTHVAGIIAGQGKNKSDYAVTGIAPEADLYSYRVLGAYGRGTTDNIIAAIDKAVTDGMDVINLSLGSSINDSLDPASIAINNSVMAGVVAVVAAGNTGNAMYSLGTPGSAALALTVGASSAPITFPTFKGSLQVGNESTPADLRFMGKGFADHIESLKGKSLPIMDVNYGFEQDYINQDVTGKIVLMRRNDGTLTQNIKIAIAKGAAAVFIWNDDPTEGQIPILLPDSYDLVPVFSVNNEQGLKLKEKAASNNAVFSFNEMGSVKSIGDLLADFSSRGPARPSFDIKPEVTAPGVAIMSTVPSYNNGPSHFGDYQYSYARLSGTSMAAPNVTGVAALMLQANPNLQPEDVKTTLMNTADPLAQSYSVYEEGAGRVDAYEAVHTDTQIKVEDKTTTLIDGKYKKIKEETGEISFGLLTYNGEDILDSRSVTLQNNGKQQKTFNVDVHFQTNERGSKDAVKNGVKILTDSTVKVKGNSQKKATLSLFIPKSAEKGPYEGYIVYTNQDNRAETYQVPFAVRYVEEGIEIDNSDPINPMFRTLDGITESFAPITFNGTGASVILKSPMKTIDLVLVDAKTNKEIGYVGTLDGTKIEENVVHGIGPFMGTVPGQYGKGYYFPFTNNPDEPILSEPTLADSGQYYLKFIATSESGKTYTANRNFLIDNTPVQYNLNQKPGIIEVDPEQTSYTFSGKVFDKETEEMFKDGLLGTKRQYLYNIQENTIASNDVYPWIPGAFIYADDNGYFQYETPIDGKTIKRVTLYLGDYVGTGDYWFNSFTFIPKGTSYIKASTDKQAVNTNDSTIVTLTSKHMKNFTGSVFTVRVPKQLNVEDIKVNTAFADKGQMNVTSQTSDSIYNYITITVKRDGSQMMSDNEVPLVDLKVKVPTDIPMSNLSRPFVVNVTDAYGLDSDGKKVPVTRDLGAAGAAQFLVHLGYSKQTFYNLVPEGLVPGVENYNTIGANVKLIDASGKVYQGSFDANGAQKNVTFNYLPLTDKPFTFIEDIPGHFTVIKQIKAGRSIDDKYVGTNRPGFVRPIVAGDVNKDNVIDILDAIYIQTYWGTNKRSADINFDGTVDAKDLAFVQKNFLRQNVSVNNPPTPKKKYKGITLEMILKELHP, encoded by the coding sequence AGCCTGCTAAAACTGCGATTGTAATGGAAGAACTGAAAGGGAAAACCCTCTCATCTTCTCAAGCACAAACGAATGTGGAAAATGAGCATAAACAATTTCAAACAGATTTACAAAATATGTTTAAAAAAGAACTGGCTCAAAAGAAATCCCCATTCAAAATCACGAAATCGTACAAACGAGTATTTAATGGGGTTGCGATGACACTTCCCGCTAATAAGGTAAAGGAATTACTTCAATCCGGCACGGTAAAAGCAGTTTGGAGCAATGCGCAAATGCAAGCAGAACCGCCGATTGAAGACCAAGAAACTAACGGTACATATACAACAAACGTATCCGAAAGCAGCGCTGTTATGGGCGTGGACAAGCTTCATCAAGAAGGATATACCGGTAAAGGAATAAAAGTAGGTGTGATAGATACAGGAATCGACTATAATCACCCTGATTTAAAGGGTGCCTATAAAGGCGGATATGATTTTGTGGATAATGATAATGATCCAATGGAAACTACATATAATGACTGGAGGAAATCGGGGGAACCAGAAGTTTCTAACGGCAGTACCTATTACACAGTGCATGGTACTCATGTAGCAGGTATCATCGCTGGACAAGGGAAAAATAAATCTGACTACGCTGTAACCGGAATTGCGCCTGAGGCAGATCTCTATTCATACCGGGTGCTAGGTGCCTATGGAAGAGGGACGACAGATAACATCATCGCCGCAATTGATAAGGCAGTAACTGACGGAATGGATGTCATTAATTTATCTCTAGGTAGCTCAATTAACGATTCATTAGATCCCGCGAGTATCGCTATTAACAACTCTGTAATGGCTGGGGTCGTGGCCGTAGTTGCAGCTGGCAATACCGGAAACGCTATGTATTCTCTTGGAACTCCTGGTTCGGCAGCACTAGCTTTAACCGTAGGGGCAAGTAGCGCACCTATTACATTCCCTACCTTTAAAGGTTCGTTGCAAGTAGGAAATGAGTCTACGCCAGCTGATTTACGTTTTATGGGAAAAGGATTCGCAGATCACATCGAAAGTTTGAAAGGGAAATCCCTTCCAATTATGGACGTAAACTATGGATTTGAGCAAGATTATATTAATCAAGATGTAACGGGGAAAATCGTTCTGATGCGTCGTAATGATGGGACTCTTACCCAAAACATTAAAATTGCGATTGCAAAAGGAGCTGCGGCAGTTTTCATTTGGAACGATGATCCAACAGAAGGACAAATTCCTATCCTTTTACCAGATAGCTACGATCTTGTTCCTGTCTTTTCAGTGAACAATGAACAAGGTCTGAAACTTAAAGAAAAAGCAGCAAGCAACAATGCGGTATTTTCCTTTAATGAAATGGGAAGCGTTAAGTCTATAGGTGATCTTCTTGCTGATTTCAGTTCTCGTGGGCCAGCCCGTCCATCATTCGATATAAAACCGGAAGTCACTGCTCCAGGTGTAGCAATCATGTCAACAGTCCCATCATATAACAATGGTCCGTCCCATTTTGGCGATTACCAATATTCCTATGCAAGACTCTCTGGAACATCAATGGCAGCGCCTAATGTAACCGGGGTTGCCGCGCTCATGTTGCAAGCGAATCCCAACTTACAGCCAGAAGATGTAAAAACAACACTTATGAATACTGCAGACCCATTAGCACAGTCATATAGTGTATATGAAGAGGGTGCAGGCCGAGTAGATGCTTACGAAGCGGTACACACTGATACACAAATCAAGGTGGAAGATAAAACCACAACATTGATCGATGGAAAATATAAGAAAATCAAAGAAGAAACAGGCGAGATCAGTTTTGGGCTACTTACATACAATGGAGAGGACATACTAGATTCTCGTTCCGTGACTTTGCAAAATAATGGAAAACAGCAAAAAACTTTTAATGTAGATGTGCATTTCCAAACTAATGAAAGAGGATCAAAGGATGCTGTGAAGAATGGTGTGAAAATCTTGACAGATTCTACTGTTAAAGTGAAAGGAAATAGCCAAAAGAAAGCGACGTTATCACTCTTCATTCCTAAATCAGCTGAAAAAGGTCCATATGAAGGATATATTGTGTATACTAACCAAGACAACCGAGCTGAAACATACCAAGTTCCTTTTGCAGTTCGTTATGTGGAAGAAGGTATCGAAATTGATAATAGTGACCCAATCAATCCAATGTTTAGAACCCTTGATGGCATAACGGAGTCTTTTGCACCAATAACCTTTAATGGAACTGGAGCATCGGTAATACTTAAATCACCTATGAAAACAATTGATTTGGTACTTGTTGATGCCAAAACAAATAAAGAGATTGGATATGTAGGTACTTTGGATGGCACAAAGATTGAGGAGAATGTAGTCCATGGAATAGGTCCTTTCATGGGTACTGTTCCAGGGCAGTATGGTAAAGGGTACTATTTTCCATTTACAAATAATCCAGATGAACCAATTTTATCGGAACCAACATTGGCAGATTCAGGACAGTATTACCTGAAATTCATCGCAACTAGTGAAAGTGGCAAAACGTACACTGCTAACAGAAATTTTTTAATTGATAATACACCTGTTCAATACAATCTAAATCAAAAACCTGGCATCATTGAAGTAGATCCGGAACAAACCAGTTATACATTCTCTGGCAAGGTATTTGACAAAGAGACTGAAGAGATGTTCAAAGATGGCTTATTAGGAACAAAAAGGCAGTATTTGTATAATATACAAGAAAATACAATAGCTTCAAACGATGTTTATCCTTGGATACCGGGTGCATTTATTTATGCAGATGATAATGGATATTTTCAATACGAAACGCCGATTGATGGAAAAACTATTAAACGAGTTACCTTATATTTAGGTGATTATGTAGGGACTGGGGACTATTGGTTCAATTCTTTCACCTTTATTCCAAAAGGTACTTCTTATATCAAAGCATCTACTGACAAGCAAGCTGTTAATACAAATGATTCTACAATAGTCACGCTTACTTCAAAACATATGAAAAATTTTACTGGTAGTGTGTTTACAGTTCGTGTTCCAAAACAATTGAACGTGGAAGACATAAAAGTAAATACTGCTTTTGCCGATAAGGGACAAATGAACGTAACATCACAAACAAGTGACAGTATCTATAACTATATAACAATTACGGTCAAGCGTGATGGAAGTCAAATGATGTCTGATAATGAGGTTCCTTTAGTGGACTTAAAGGTGAAGGTTCCTACTGACATACCTATGAGTAATCTTTCTAGACCATTCGTAGTCAATGTGACAGACGCGTACGGATTAGATAGCGATGGGAAGAAAGTGCCGGTAACAAGAGATTTAGGCGCAGCGGGTGCTGCACAATTTCTTGTACACTTAGGTTATTCCAAACAGACTTTTTATAACCTAGTTCCAGAAGGGTTAGTTCCAGGTGTAGAAAACTACAATACGATAGGAGCAAACGTTAAATTAATTGATGCTTCTGGTAAAGTGTATCAAGGTTCATTCGATGCGAATGGAGCTCAAAAAAATGTTACATTCAATTATCTGCCATTAACTGATAAACCATTCACCTTTATAGAAGACATTCCAGGGCACTTTACAGTAATCAAACAAATCAAAGCAGGAAGATCTATCGACGACAAGTACGTGGGTACCAACCGTCCTGGTTTTGTTAGACCTATTGTTGCAGGGGATGTAAACAAGGACAACGTGATAGATATACTAGATGCAATCTATATACAAACTTATTGGGGAACAAATAAACGTAGTGCAGATATTAACTTTGACGGAACTGTAGATGCAAAAGACCTAGCATTTGTGCAAAAAAATTTCTTACGTCAAAATGTAAGTGTGAATAATCCACCGACACCTAAGAAAAAGTACAAGGGCATTACATTAGAAATGATTTTAAAAGAGTTACATCCTTAA
- a CDS encoding ArsR/SmtB family transcription factor, which produces MNAIDQVFKALADSSRRKLLDELFMNDGQTLSELCQHLEMSRQAVTKHLVILEEANLVVVVWHGRNKLHYLNPVPISEISKRWINKYEHNRLDALSELKKLEEDHNNE; this is translated from the coding sequence TTGAATGCAATCGATCAGGTTTTTAAAGCACTTGCCGATTCAAGTCGTAGAAAACTCCTTGACGAGCTTTTTATGAATGACGGCCAAACATTAAGTGAATTATGTCAACATCTTGAAATGAGTAGACAAGCAGTAACTAAACACCTAGTAATACTAGAAGAAGCAAATCTTGTTGTAGTAGTCTGGCATGGTCGAAATAAACTTCATTATCTTAATCCTGTACCGATTAGCGAAATTTCAAAGCGATGGATCAACAAATACGAACATAATCGCTTAGATGCATTAAGTGAATTAAAAAAACTTGAGGAGGATCATAACAATGAATAA
- a CDS encoding SRPBCC family protein has protein sequence MNKPQFVYVTYIATTPEKLWEALTSTQFTEKYFFGTAIESDWQVGSTVSYLRNGEVTDYGTILKCDPNRLLSFTWNHTNDPTNRKEPSIVTFVLKELESTVRLTLKHENLEPTDLVDRDDTFEGLNNGWPAILSNLKSLLETGNTLPPISI, from the coding sequence ATGAATAAACCACAATTTGTTTATGTTACATACATCGCAACTACACCCGAAAAACTATGGGAAGCATTAACAAGTACTCAATTTACTGAAAAATACTTTTTCGGAACTGCGATTGAATCTGATTGGCAAGTAGGGTCAACTGTTTCTTATTTACGAAATGGAGAGGTTACAGACTACGGTACGATTTTAAAATGTGATCCAAATCGTTTACTTTCTTTCACATGGAATCATACAAATGATCCAACGAACCGTAAAGAACCATCAATCGTTACATTTGTGTTGAAAGAATTAGAGTCCACAGTTAGATTAACGCTAAAACATGAAAATCTAGAACCGACTGATTTAGTAGATCGTGATGACACATTTGAAGGATTAAACAATGGCTGGCCAGCAATTTTAAGTAACTTAAAAAGCTTGCTTGAAACAGGGAATACATTGCCACCTATTTCGATTTAA
- a CDS encoding MarR family winged helix-turn-helix transcriptional regulator, translated as MDKEIKKINQLWTDIYYLLRYKHKENITHQSVRILQIIDKEDEVGIKDIAEGIQVSHNTASEHVKRLLEKDYVYKTRGEMDQRKVILKLTDLGKDVLLQNSSLNEEKLQQLLFEQMTEQERETILIAFNLMKERAQNVRDY; from the coding sequence TTGGATAAAGAAATTAAAAAAATAAATCAATTATGGACCGATATTTACTATCTTTTACGATATAAACATAAAGAAAATATTACGCACCAAAGTGTTAGGATTTTACAAATTATTGATAAAGAAGATGAAGTTGGAATAAAGGACATTGCTGAAGGGATTCAAGTCTCACACAATACAGCATCAGAACATGTTAAACGTTTACTAGAAAAAGACTATGTTTATAAAACTCGAGGCGAGATGGATCAACGAAAAGTAATATTAAAGCTTACCGATTTAGGTAAAGATGTTTTACTACAAAATTCAAGTTTAAATGAAGAGAAACTTCAACAGCTTCTTTTTGAACAGATGACAGAACAAGAAAGAGAAACGATTTTAATAGCCTTTAATTTAATGAAAGAGAGGGCTCAAAATGTACGCGATTATTAA
- a CDS encoding DUF3147 family protein has product MYAIIKILISAIIIGVITEIARRFPTQGGLIAALPIVSLLSLIWLNVQGEQVQTLSKFAYGVVIGIPGTIVMLLIIGVALQHSLHLVVSIGLGIIGWLVYIFAQDLVVKHLF; this is encoded by the coding sequence ATGTACGCGATTATTAAAATATTAATTTCAGCAATTATAATCGGAGTTATTACCGAAATTGCACGTCGATTCCCTACACAGGGTGGATTAATTGCGGCATTACCTATTGTTAGTCTATTAAGTCTAATATGGCTTAATGTTCAAGGTGAACAAGTGCAAACATTAAGTAAATTTGCATATGGAGTTGTAATAGGCATTCCGGGAACGATAGTTATGTTATTAATTATAGGAGTAGCGCTTCAGCACTCATTGCATTTAGTTGTTTCAATCGGACTTGGTATTATAGGATGGCTTGTTTATATTTTTGCCCAAGACTTAGTCGTAAAACATTTGTTTTAA